A DNA window from Acidobacteriota bacterium contains the following coding sequences:
- the meaB gene encoding methylmalonyl Co-A mutase-associated GTPase MeaB: MIAQVSGRVSTEGMLERLRAGDVRALARAISMVEDRLPGAEALLEAARAIAGRVLRVGVTGAPGAGKSTLVDRMARQLAEEGEKVGVVAVDPTSPQTGGALLGDRIRMQGENGVYIRSMASRGALGGVSRAVSDVCDVMAAAGRETVLIETVGVGQDEVEVSRLADVTVLVLVPGMGDDVQSLKAGVMEVADVYIINKSDRGGAEQVEAEIVAMQGLATASGGWVAPVVRCVATTGEGVARLMEEVRRCAEWKAGSGASSNKYRSFDFGGVAAFAQDDTFIDGGKNGLRLDHLGVAVKSIAAARGFYEGLGMRVAHEETVEHEQVKTAMLPVGESRIELLEATAEDSVIGRFVAKRGEGLHHIAVAVEDVDEMFRRLKEQGIRLASDAVRVGAGGHRYFFVHPASTGGVLVEIVGDMEKGRS; the protein is encoded by the coding sequence ATGATCGCACAGGTGAGCGGACGAGTGAGTACGGAAGGGATGCTGGAGCGTCTTCGGGCGGGCGATGTGCGGGCGCTGGCGCGCGCGATCTCGATGGTTGAGGATCGGTTGCCGGGGGCGGAGGCGTTGTTGGAGGCTGCCAGAGCGATTGCGGGAAGGGTGCTGCGGGTGGGAGTGACGGGCGCTCCGGGGGCGGGGAAGAGCACGCTAGTGGATCGGATGGCGCGGCAACTGGCGGAGGAGGGAGAAAAGGTTGGCGTGGTGGCGGTAGACCCGACGAGTCCGCAGACTGGCGGGGCTTTGCTGGGAGACCGGATACGGATGCAGGGTGAGAACGGAGTTTACATCCGAAGCATGGCTTCGCGCGGTGCACTGGGTGGGGTTTCGCGCGCGGTGAGCGATGTCTGCGATGTGATGGCGGCTGCGGGGAGAGAGACCGTTCTGATCGAGACAGTGGGTGTAGGACAGGACGAGGTTGAGGTATCACGGCTGGCGGATGTGACGGTGCTGGTCCTTGTTCCGGGCATGGGAGACGACGTGCAGAGCCTGAAGGCCGGGGTGATGGAGGTGGCCGATGTGTACATCATTAACAAGAGCGATCGCGGCGGGGCGGAGCAGGTCGAGGCGGAGATTGTAGCGATGCAGGGATTGGCAACGGCTTCGGGGGGGTGGGTTGCTCCTGTGGTGCGTTGCGTGGCGACGACGGGTGAGGGAGTTGCGAGGTTGATGGAGGAGGTGCGGCGTTGCGCGGAGTGGAAGGCGGGCAGTGGTGCCAGCAGTAACAAATACAGGTCCTTCGACTTCGGCGGCGTTGCCGCCTTCGCTCAGGATGACACCTTTATTGATGGCGGAAAGAACGGGTTGCGGCTGGATCATCTTGGTGTGGCGGTGAAGAGCATTGCGGCGGCCCGAGGATTTTATGAAGGGCTGGGGATGCGTGTTGCGCACGAAGAGACGGTGGAGCATGAGCAGGTGAAGACGGCGATGCTTCCTGTGGGTGAGAGCAGGATCGAGCTGCTGGAGGCGACGGCGGAGGATTCGGTGATCGGCAGGTTCGTTGCAAAGCGCGGCGAAGGGCTTCACCATATTGCCGTGGCTGTAGAGGATGTCGATGAGATGTTTCGGAGACTGAAGGAGCAGGGGATTCGGCTGGCGAGCGATGCGGTGCGGGTGGGAGCGGGAGGACACAGGTACTTCTTCGTGCATCCGGCGAGCACAGGGGGAGTGCTGGTGGAGATTGTAGGAGACATGGAGAAGGGTCGTAGCTGA
- the tsaB gene encoding tRNA (adenosine(37)-N6)-threonylcarbamoyltransferase complex dimerization subunit type 1 TsaB has translation MRFLLIDTCGAESSVAVADTSLPNELVAGETLPGRSASERLLPVVKQMLGAAGWRLSDLAAIVVVHGPGSFTGVRVGLSAAKGLSEAGGVPLIAVSRLAVLASAARREDREICAVLDAGREEFYCGVYAGHRCVCENLLTGEEVAAAAVEAVAVVVCEAKVADVLVEMRPLVVREPLAADALPFAVERAEAQAFDDVAALDANYLRRTDAEIFAKPVGQAK, from the coding sequence ATGCGGTTTTTGCTGATCGATACGTGTGGGGCGGAGAGCAGTGTTGCGGTTGCGGATACGTCTCTGCCGAATGAGCTGGTTGCCGGGGAGACTCTGCCGGGGCGGAGCGCTTCGGAGCGCCTGCTGCCGGTGGTGAAGCAGATGCTCGGCGCAGCCGGATGGCGGCTTAGCGATTTGGCGGCGATTGTTGTGGTGCATGGGCCGGGATCGTTTACCGGGGTGCGTGTGGGGTTGAGCGCGGCGAAGGGGCTGAGCGAGGCGGGCGGTGTCCCGCTGATAGCGGTGTCGCGGCTGGCGGTGCTGGCGAGTGCCGCGCGGAGAGAGGACCGCGAGATTTGCGCGGTTCTGGATGCCGGACGTGAGGAATTTTATTGCGGCGTTTACGCGGGGCATCGGTGCGTGTGCGAAAATCTGCTGACAGGCGAAGAGGTTGCTGCCGCTGCTGTTGAAGCTGTTGCGGTGGTTGTGTGTGAGGCGAAGGTTGCCGATGTCCTGGTTGAGATGAGGCCGCTTGTGGTGCGAGAGCCGCTGGCGGCCGATGCGTTGCCGTTCGCGGTGGAGCGGGCTGAAGCGCAGGCGTTCGACGATGTGGCTGCGCTGGACGCGAATTATTTGAGGCGGACGGACGCGGAGATATTCGCCAAGCCTGTGGGGCAGGCTAAGTGA
- a CDS encoding segregation protein B, which produces MAGRLYRIGVVGASSLAGKELADELGESLLAASNVVLLDDDEDAAGQVTSAGEEPAFIQKIEPETFDGMDFVFFAGDAEAARHHWQEARRAGASIVDLTYALEAEKDVLVLAPWASEAIGAVGRAPDLKTPAVIAAHPAALMLALVAGRLNARVSIKSLAATVMEPASEHGRAAMDEMHQQTVSLLSFQTLPREQYDAQVSFNLLPALGENSRVKLAQTELRIRTQFAQLAGGALPHLALQMVQAPVFHGYVVLLLVELDRPAAMEDVEAALQGEHIDLIGDDGEPPSNLTAAGQEDIVVRVTGEFGDAETSSRFWLWLAADNLKLAALNAIACAVELRKLRPSGKVQ; this is translated from the coding sequence ATGGCGGGCAGACTGTATCGCATTGGGGTTGTGGGAGCTTCATCGCTGGCAGGAAAAGAGCTTGCAGATGAACTGGGTGAGTCGCTGCTCGCTGCCTCAAATGTCGTGCTGCTGGATGACGATGAAGACGCTGCAGGACAGGTGACTTCGGCCGGAGAAGAGCCTGCATTTATCCAGAAGATTGAGCCAGAGACCTTCGATGGTATGGACTTCGTTTTCTTTGCCGGAGATGCAGAGGCGGCAAGGCATCACTGGCAGGAGGCACGGCGGGCGGGTGCGAGCATCGTCGACCTGACGTATGCGCTGGAAGCGGAGAAGGATGTGCTGGTGCTTGCTCCGTGGGCTTCTGAGGCGATCGGTGCAGTGGGACGCGCGCCTGATCTGAAGACTCCGGCCGTGATTGCGGCGCATCCGGCGGCGCTGATGCTGGCGTTGGTCGCGGGAAGGTTAAACGCGCGGGTAAGTATCAAGAGCCTTGCCGCAACGGTGATGGAGCCGGCGTCGGAGCATGGGCGCGCTGCAATGGATGAGATGCATCAGCAGACGGTGAGCCTGCTGTCGTTTCAGACGTTGCCGCGTGAGCAGTACGATGCGCAGGTGTCGTTCAATCTGTTGCCGGCTTTGGGAGAGAACTCGCGCGTGAAGCTGGCCCAGACGGAGCTACGTATCAGGACGCAGTTTGCGCAACTTGCCGGAGGGGCGCTGCCCCATTTGGCATTGCAGATGGTGCAGGCCCCGGTATTTCACGGCTATGTGGTGCTGTTGCTTGTTGAACTGGACAGGCCCGCAGCGATGGAGGATGTTGAGGCCGCTCTTCAAGGCGAGCACATCGATCTGATTGGCGACGATGGCGAGCCTCCGAGCAACCTGACTGCAGCTGGCCAGGAGGACATTGTGGTGCGGGTAACGGGTGAGTTCGGCGATGCAGAGACGAGTTCGCGGTTCTGGCTTTGGCTGGCTGCGGACAATCTGAAGCTGGCTGCGCTGAATGCAATTGCCTGCGCAGTGGAGCTGCGGAAGCTGCGGCCTTCCGGCAAAGTTCAGTAG
- the mak gene encoding fructokinase, with translation MRIGVDVGGTKIEALAIDNDGKELLRYRLDTPRNDYKGTVDAIVGLVHRIETETGKTGTVGAGIPGSISGKTGLVKNANSTWLNGMPFDRDLSMAMAREVRLANDANCLAVSEATDGAAAGKNVVFGVILGTGCGGGVAIGGKVHPGPNGTGGEWGHIPLPWPKEEENPGPLCYCGKRGCMEMWVSGTGLARDYKQVTGRAATSREIIADFLAGDAEATAAVERLEDRLARGMANIVNILDPDAFVLGGGLSHTQHLYESLPKRLSKYVFGGEFDTPILQAKYGDSSGVRGAAWLWPLSQ, from the coding sequence ATGCGGATTGGTGTCGATGTTGGAGGGACGAAGATCGAGGCGTTAGCGATCGACAATGATGGCAAAGAGCTGTTGCGCTATCGCCTGGATACGCCGCGTAACGACTACAAGGGCACAGTCGACGCGATTGTGGGCCTGGTGCATCGCATTGAAACGGAGACAGGAAAAACGGGCACGGTAGGCGCGGGAATTCCTGGCAGTATCTCGGGCAAGACCGGCTTGGTGAAGAACGCCAATTCGACGTGGCTGAATGGAATGCCGTTCGATAGGGACCTGTCCATGGCGATGGCGCGCGAGGTGCGTCTTGCGAACGATGCGAACTGTCTTGCCGTGTCGGAGGCGACAGATGGCGCGGCGGCAGGGAAGAATGTCGTCTTCGGTGTGATCCTGGGGACGGGGTGCGGTGGCGGCGTTGCGATTGGAGGCAAGGTGCATCCTGGGCCTAATGGCACTGGAGGCGAGTGGGGGCATATTCCACTGCCGTGGCCAAAGGAAGAGGAGAATCCGGGACCTCTCTGCTACTGCGGCAAACGCGGCTGCATGGAGATGTGGGTCTCAGGGACAGGGCTGGCGCGGGATTACAAGCAGGTGACCGGCAGGGCTGCCACCTCTCGCGAGATTATTGCGGATTTTCTTGCAGGAGATGCGGAGGCTACTGCGGCGGTCGAGCGCCTGGAAGACCGTCTGGCCCGCGGAATGGCGAACATTGTCAACATTCTTGACCCCGACGCCTTTGTGTTGGGAGGCGGTCTTTCGCATACGCAGCATCTCTATGAGAGCCTTCCAAAGCGTTTGTCGAAGTACGTTTTTGGGGGAGAGTTCGATACACCGATTCTACAGGCCAAGTATGGCGATTCGAGCGGTGTTCGCGGCGCAGCCTGGTTGTGGCCGCTCTCACAGTAA
- a CDS encoding RES family NAD+ phosphorylase, which translates to MHRLIPSRYSNGGTVLDDIADNDDMLEKLIRLDGATNDRIQGEQSGLVGISTYELVYGIPSAQIVRAAFLHPSPTGARFNDSTRGAWYAADKLETSLTEVSYHKAKRLSDIVVPDSPSGMPETESSTYDDWLADFHAEFHSLEPAADYAECLEPEPVPECYREPQKLARRLLKAQSNGILYPSVRKKGGRCLVCFRPALVYRPRRDKRYEISFHLERNRYRQEVHEIPLNRN; encoded by the coding sequence ATGCACCGGTTGATCCCCTCCCGGTACAGCAATGGTGGAACAGTTCTCGATGACATCGCCGATAACGATGACATGCTCGAAAAATTAATTCGACTGGATGGGGCCACGAATGATCGCATTCAGGGAGAGCAATCTGGACTGGTTGGCATCAGCACTTACGAGCTGGTTTACGGTATTCCCAGTGCCCAAATTGTTCGCGCGGCCTTCCTTCATCCGAGCCCGACCGGGGCTCGATTCAACGACTCTACCCGAGGCGCCTGGTACGCTGCGGACAAACTGGAAACCTCGCTTACCGAGGTGAGCTATCACAAGGCTAAACGGCTCTCCGACATCGTGGTTCCTGATTCTCCATCAGGTATGCCGGAGACAGAATCCTCTACCTACGATGACTGGCTCGCCGATTTTCATGCGGAGTTTCACTCCTTGGAACCCGCTGCGGACTATGCGGAATGTCTGGAACCTGAACCTGTTCCAGAGTGCTACAGGGAACCTCAGAAGCTCGCGCGGAGGCTCCTGAAGGCGCAGTCCAACGGCATCCTTTACCCCAGCGTAAGGAAGAAAGGCGGGCGTTGCTTAGTATGCTTTCGGCCAGCACTGGTCTACCGGCCACGCCGCGACAAGCGATACGAAATTTCCTTCCACTTGGAGCGCAATCGATATCGTCAGGAAGTTCATGAGATCCCATTGAACAGGAATTGA
- the pssA gene encoding CDP-diacylglycerol--serine O-phosphatidyltransferase produces the protein MYVLPSLFTAGNIAAGYYAITQSIQGSAAAPEFFDRAALAIGFAVLFDGVDGMIARLTNTASDFGKELDSLADVITFGVAPSLLAYLWGVRAVPVAGYPHLHDRMVHLGIFVCFLFLICGASRLARFNISVNPQPRNPGRPGKKYFVGMPIPAGAGVVASVVHFENGSPIDDPRLSVVWLCLILFTGFLMVSTWRFWSGKEISLGQRHPFQLVALIVAVGAVIALYSEYALIVVALGYLVSGVLARLAYSWGQKKRRQASTTP, from the coding sequence ATGTATGTGCTGCCGTCATTGTTTACGGCGGGAAATATCGCTGCTGGATACTACGCGATTACGCAGAGCATTCAAGGCTCGGCGGCGGCGCCGGAATTCTTCGACCGCGCGGCGCTGGCGATTGGTTTCGCCGTATTGTTTGATGGCGTCGATGGCATGATTGCGCGGCTGACGAACACGGCGAGCGACTTTGGCAAGGAGCTGGATTCGCTGGCGGATGTGATTACGTTCGGCGTTGCTCCCAGCCTGTTGGCGTATCTGTGGGGAGTGCGAGCGGTCCCGGTCGCAGGGTATCCACATCTGCACGACCGAATGGTGCATCTGGGGATATTTGTCTGCTTCCTGTTTCTGATCTGCGGTGCGAGCCGGCTGGCGAGGTTCAATATCAGCGTGAATCCACAGCCGCGCAACCCAGGCAGGCCGGGCAAAAAGTACTTTGTCGGTATGCCGATTCCCGCTGGGGCGGGTGTGGTGGCTTCGGTGGTGCATTTTGAGAATGGCTCGCCGATCGATGACCCGCGTCTGTCTGTTGTGTGGCTTTGCCTGATTCTGTTTACGGGATTCCTGATGGTAAGCACGTGGCGGTTCTGGAGCGGCAAGGAGATCAGCCTGGGACAGAGGCATCCTTTCCAGCTTGTTGCGCTGATTGTCGCGGTCGGCGCGGTGATCGCGTTGTATTCGGAGTATGCGCTGATCGTTGTTGCGCTGGGGTATCTGGTGTCGGGTGTGTTGGCGCGGCTGGCCTATTCCTGGGGACAGAAGAAGAGGCGGCAGGCTTCGACAACCCCCTGA
- a CDS encoding phosphatidylserine decarboxylase family protein produces MVRDGYFYALGLGVVAVLVWKLTHLTLLVALPVLLALFFLWFFRDPHRTIPTGPGQIVSPGDGVVTEAEWIETPTGSKLRLSVFLSVFNVHVNRVPVGGRVTLVEFRKGEFMNAMKPESVLANEQTLITIDAGGYEVSFKQIAGLLARRIVCNLKAGDVVTRGQRMGLIKFGSRVDVLMPAEANLKVKKGMKVKGGSTVLAEIAVN; encoded by the coding sequence ATGGTTCGAGATGGATACTTCTACGCGCTGGGGTTAGGCGTGGTCGCGGTGCTGGTGTGGAAGCTGACGCATCTGACGCTGCTGGTGGCGTTGCCTGTGCTGCTGGCGTTGTTTTTTTTGTGGTTCTTCCGCGATCCTCACAGAACGATTCCGACGGGGCCCGGACAGATCGTTTCCCCTGGCGATGGCGTGGTGACCGAGGCGGAGTGGATCGAGACGCCGACGGGCAGCAAGCTGCGGTTGAGCGTCTTTCTGAGCGTCTTCAACGTGCACGTGAACCGTGTTCCAGTAGGTGGCAGGGTGACGCTGGTGGAATTTCGCAAGGGTGAGTTCATGAACGCGATGAAGCCGGAATCGGTGCTGGCCAATGAACAGACCCTGATTACGATCGATGCCGGAGGGTACGAGGTGAGCTTCAAGCAGATTGCGGGCCTGCTGGCGCGGCGAATTGTCTGCAATCTGAAGGCTGGCGATGTGGTGACTCGCGGGCAGCGGATGGGATTGATCAAGTTTGGCTCGCGGGTAGATGTGCTGATGCCTGCGGAGGCGAACCTGAAGGTCAAGAAGGGCATGAAAGTGAAGGGCGGCTCGACGGTGCTGGCAGAGATAGCGGTGAACTGA
- a CDS encoding RraA family protein, with translation MENKATKPISAEMFPGPGFRVKAEFRRLTSDFMEQFTEFPTPDISDMLNRLYAMDSAITCLTGTHHKLCGAACTVKVFPGDNLMVHKSLDVAMPGDIVVIDAHASSMNAVLGDLVSTKARHRGIAGFVVDGFIRDLPDILELDFPIFARGTTSIGPLHRGPGEINYPICCGGIVVNPGDVIVADGAGIVVVPQEVTDNLLKRLRNQKINQAAYLESVKRGDFSNDWVDRILTQAGCAVTPAGESVAA, from the coding sequence ATGGAAAACAAAGCCACAAAACCAATTTCGGCTGAAATGTTTCCCGGGCCGGGCTTTCGCGTGAAAGCGGAGTTTCGTCGCTTAACCTCCGATTTCATGGAGCAGTTCACAGAGTTTCCAACCCCGGATATCTCTGACATGCTCAACCGGCTGTACGCTATGGATTCTGCGATCACCTGCTTGACAGGCACGCACCACAAGCTATGTGGGGCGGCTTGCACCGTTAAGGTGTTTCCGGGGGATAACCTGATGGTGCACAAGAGTCTCGACGTGGCCATGCCGGGCGACATCGTGGTCATTGATGCCCACGCTTCTTCCATGAATGCGGTGTTGGGCGATCTGGTTTCAACCAAGGCTAGGCATCGCGGGATAGCCGGCTTCGTCGTAGATGGTTTTATTCGCGACTTACCTGACATTCTCGAGTTGGACTTTCCAATATTCGCGCGGGGTACCACGTCCATCGGACCGCTGCATCGCGGACCTGGTGAGATAAATTACCCCATTTGCTGCGGCGGTATTGTGGTAAACCCGGGTGATGTCATCGTTGCAGACGGTGCAGGCATAGTCGTGGTTCCGCAGGAAGTTACAGACAACCTTCTTAAAAGACTGCGCAACCAGAAGATCAACCAGGCCGCGTATCTGGAGAGCGTCAAGCGTGGAGATTTCTCCAACGACTGGGTGGATCGAATCCTGACACAGGCTGGATGTGCCGTCACCCCTGCTGGGGAAAGCGTAGCTGCATAA
- a CDS encoding DUF465 domain-containing protein codes for MQTAKFTELPESALHPTLQQLAQEHSLYDRRLDTLRSKLFLTEPEKMEEVRLKKLKLSLKDEMERIRRMEQVP; via the coding sequence ATGCAGACTGCCAAATTTACGGAGCTACCGGAGTCCGCACTCCACCCCACTCTTCAACAACTGGCACAGGAACACAGTCTTTATGACCGCAGACTGGATACGCTGCGATCGAAGCTGTTTTTGACCGAGCCGGAGAAGATGGAAGAGGTGAGGTTGAAGAAGCTGAAGCTGAGTCTGAAGGACGAGATGGAGCGGATTCGGCGGATGGAACAGGTTCCGTAA
- a CDS encoding NAD(P)-dependent oxidoreductase yields MTDNNQLRSTIGILYPGEMGASFGKLLCEAGFRVITTVKGRSPRTRHLCHKNGLSAVELPREVLERSDVVISLVSPGAALSVARDVAAHLEGSSRRLLYLDANSISPLTVAQISEALGRVPVDFVDGSIFGLASQLGQRGTLYLSGARASELSAQFESIMRVKVVGDMPGQASALKMIVSGIPKGLSALFIETMMLAQNMHLLNEAMESCDEIYPSIMEVVRRMLPTYPQHAARRCEELKEVEETMLSSGLSPRIVHAVRELTSALANADWPERAPQQWTIAEVIGEIHKQRILQSQFTERQSPDGEGFDEQPIIVGNRGEAS; encoded by the coding sequence GTGACCGACAATAACCAGCTTCGCAGTACGATTGGGATCCTATACCCGGGCGAGATGGGAGCCTCATTCGGGAAGTTGCTGTGCGAGGCCGGGTTTCGCGTTATTACGACCGTCAAGGGCAGAAGTCCTCGTACGCGCCACCTTTGTCACAAGAACGGGCTGAGCGCAGTTGAGCTTCCTCGTGAAGTTCTCGAGCGCTCGGATGTCGTGATATCACTTGTTTCTCCAGGTGCGGCGCTTTCCGTAGCCAGAGACGTTGCTGCGCACCTTGAAGGTTCTTCCCGAAGGCTGCTTTATCTGGATGCGAACTCCATCTCCCCGTTGACTGTGGCACAAATCTCTGAGGCGCTGGGTCGCGTTCCGGTTGACTTCGTCGATGGTTCGATCTTTGGGTTAGCGTCACAACTCGGGCAAAGGGGGACCCTATACCTTAGCGGAGCGCGCGCAAGCGAACTTTCAGCTCAATTCGAATCCATCATGCGTGTCAAAGTCGTCGGAGATATGCCGGGCCAGGCGTCGGCTCTCAAGATGATCGTTTCGGGGATACCGAAAGGCTTGTCGGCGCTGTTCATCGAGACCATGATGCTTGCCCAAAACATGCATCTGCTCAACGAAGCAATGGAGTCTTGCGACGAGATTTACCCAAGCATCATGGAAGTCGTCCGGCGGATGTTGCCCACCTATCCACAACATGCTGCCAGACGATGCGAAGAACTGAAAGAAGTGGAAGAGACGATGTTGAGCAGTGGCTTGTCCCCTCGAATCGTTCATGCCGTTCGAGAACTCACGTCCGCTTTGGCCAATGCCGACTGGCCCGAACGTGCCCCTCAGCAATGGACCATTGCTGAAGTGATTGGGGAGATACATAAGCAGCGGATATTGCAGTCTCAATTTACAGAACGACAGAGCCCGGATGGAGAGGGATTTGACGAGCAGCCGATCATCGTTGGAAACCGCGGTGAAGCCTCATAG
- the rimI gene encoding ribosomal protein S18-alanine N-acetyltransferase, whose amino-acid sequence MSVALEIRAARVEDIASVMVLERAVEGAPHWSEQEYAAMLTPCEGVVVRRRLIVADRDSTLIGFAVAKVIGDVGELESVAVAAGERRNGVGLALCEAAIEWCRGQQVEAVELEVRSKNEAAAALYKELGFTDAGVRKAYYRDPVDDAVLMTKVCR is encoded by the coding sequence GTGAGCGTGGCTTTGGAGATACGCGCGGCGCGGGTGGAGGACATCGCGTCTGTCATGGTGCTGGAGCGTGCGGTAGAGGGTGCTCCGCACTGGAGTGAGCAGGAGTATGCCGCGATGCTGACTCCATGCGAGGGCGTGGTGGTTCGCCGTAGGCTGATTGTGGCCGATAGAGACAGCACGCTGATTGGGTTTGCAGTGGCGAAGGTGATTGGTGACGTGGGGGAGCTGGAGAGCGTCGCAGTTGCAGCCGGTGAGCGGCGGAACGGAGTGGGGTTGGCCTTGTGCGAAGCGGCGATTGAGTGGTGCCGCGGCCAGCAGGTTGAAGCGGTGGAACTAGAGGTGCGCTCAAAAAACGAAGCTGCTGCTGCGCTGTACAAGGAATTGGGATTTACTGATGCGGGAGTGCGTAAAGCGTATTATCGCGACCCTGTAGACGATGCCGTTTTGATGACAAAGGTTTGCCGCTGA
- a CDS encoding DUF2384 domain-containing protein: protein MTAAAVTLVLPRIAGYDFESGADLGSASERAELSSAAIKAFLNLRKKWDLNEEQSRALLGGLASSTFHAWKTHPKRTLDQDTLTRISLLIGIYKALNIYFGKPWADRWITLSNRGSIFMGRTPLAYMIQRGQPGMIEVRRMLDAWRGGQ from the coding sequence ATGACTGCTGCTGCTGTCACACTTGTCCTACCCCGGATCGCCGGATACGACTTCGAATCCGGTGCCGATCTCGGCAGTGCCTCCGAACGCGCGGAGCTTTCCTCCGCAGCTATCAAGGCATTCCTGAATCTTCGCAAGAAGTGGGATTTGAATGAAGAACAATCTCGTGCCTTACTCGGTGGCCTGGCGTCTTCGACTTTCCACGCTTGGAAGACCCATCCGAAGAGGACGCTCGATCAGGACACGCTTACGCGCATCTCTCTGCTCATTGGAATCTACAAAGCTCTGAACATCTATTTCGGTAAGCCCTGGGCAGACCGCTGGATTACGCTTTCAAATCGTGGGTCGATCTTTATGGGCCGTACACCTCTTGCGTACATGATTCAGCGTGGTCAGCCGGGAATGATCGAGGTCCGGCGAATGCTTGACGCTTGGCGGGGTGGGCAGTGA
- a CDS encoding ATP-grasp domain-containing protein yields MNDRLPPAVIVGGDLGCLSIARSLGAAGVPVYAINHPHAEVKYSRFCKWIDLPESNATGVEVWAAYLSGRESDHLRGAVLLAASDEAIELIAMHRESLSEKFTLDLSNPAAQLCMLDKLQTYRAAQVAGVPTPKFWVADTREQIVTLEQELVFPLVLKPIIGHKFSRKFSGTYSVAYSLEELLCAFDKVCCEGIQTFLVEMIPGPDDQLCSYYTYLDENGNNLLDFTKRVIRRYPMNMGGSTYHITDDVPDIQEQALALFRKVGLRGVANVEFKMDHRDGRLKLIECNARFTAADCLLVASGLNLPLFVYNRLTGRTYVTPSSYRLGMRLWKPVGDFAAYRQLSKMGLLTFRAWIRSIMHRQVFPVFRWNDPLPALVGNVRLIRYTWSRFWRAKLSRKASAAPVHRSRMSQSPIMPSTTIIKSDNPAQIEPVMVLPPK; encoded by the coding sequence TTGAATGACAGACTACCACCCGCCGTCATAGTGGGAGGCGACCTTGGGTGCCTTTCGATCGCCAGGAGCCTGGGTGCTGCCGGTGTTCCCGTCTATGCGATCAATCATCCGCATGCTGAGGTTAAGTACTCCCGGTTCTGTAAGTGGATTGACCTGCCGGAGAGTAACGCAACCGGAGTAGAGGTTTGGGCGGCGTATCTCTCGGGCCGCGAGTCCGACCATCTGCGAGGTGCGGTTCTATTGGCCGCCAGTGATGAGGCGATCGAGCTTATCGCCATGCATCGCGAATCGCTTTCTGAGAAATTTACACTCGATTTGTCGAACCCGGCTGCGCAGCTTTGCATGCTCGACAAACTCCAGACATACCGCGCCGCACAGGTCGCCGGCGTACCTACTCCGAAGTTCTGGGTGGCCGATACACGGGAGCAGATTGTAACGCTCGAGCAGGAATTAGTGTTTCCCTTGGTGCTCAAGCCGATCATTGGGCACAAATTCAGCAGGAAGTTCTCCGGAACCTACTCCGTTGCATACAGCCTGGAGGAGTTGCTTTGTGCTTTTGACAAGGTCTGTTGCGAAGGCATTCAGACATTTCTTGTCGAAATGATTCCGGGACCCGACGATCAACTATGCAGCTATTACACCTATCTGGATGAAAATGGGAATAACCTCCTTGATTTCACTAAGAGGGTTATTCGACGATATCCCATGAATATGGGTGGGTCGACTTACCACATAACTGACGACGTGCCGGATATTCAAGAACAGGCATTGGCGCTTTTCCGGAAGGTTGGATTGCGTGGCGTGGCGAACGTTGAGTTCAAGATGGATCATCGGGATGGCCGGCTGAAACTGATCGAATGCAACGCACGCTTTACCGCGGCGGATTGCTTGCTCGTTGCCAGCGGACTGAATCTGCCATTGTTCGTATATAACAGGCTAACTGGTCGCACATATGTGACGCCGTCCAGCTACCGCTTGGGCATGCGACTATGGAAACCAGTTGGTGATTTCGCCGCTTACCGGCAACTGAGCAAAATGGGCCTGCTAACCTTTCGGGCGTGGATACGCAGCATCATGCACCGGCAGGTTTTTCCTGTTTTCCGGTGGAATGACCCGCTACCTGCGCTCGTCGGCAACGTTCGTTTGATTCGTTACACATGGTCTCGGTTCTGGCGTGCAAAGCTAAGTAGGAAAGCTAGTGCCGCTCCCGTGCATCGATCGCGGATGTCGCAATCGCCAATTATGCCTTCAACGACGATTATCAAGTCTGATAACCCCGCCCAAATCGAACCGGTTATGGTGTTACCGCCGAAATAG